A single genomic interval of Deltaproteobacteria bacterium harbors:
- a CDS encoding DNA mismatch repair protein MutS, which translates to MTFHSILFARAEAEDSIKNETLEAPAVFVDLNLDQIIDAITANKEEYDLKPFFYTPLNDIDLIKYRQEIMQEFGNETLLENINSFAQKMRIMRRYLTLADTLSYKYHKEGWFLEAMEIYCDAINDLVHDLFHIDLKSRGFLAFRAYLADYADSDRFTSLLAETKKLRADLSDIKYCLLINGNRIKVRKYAAEIDYSADVEKTFAKFKQGAVKDYRVKFPTRSGMNHVEARVLDLLADLYPDIFLDLDNYCAKNSNYLDDTIAVFDREIQFYIAYLEYLAKFEQVGLTFCYPRISNKSKEVYNYTGFDLALADKLITEDSSVVCNDFFLKGKERIFVVSGPNQGGKTTFARTFGQLHYLAGIGCPVPGRKAQLFLYDKLFTHFEKEENIKDLRGKLADDLLRIYDILNEATSDSIIIMNEIFTSTTLKDAVFLSKKVMEDIIQLDLLCVWVTFIDELTPFSEKTASMVSTVVPENPALRTYKILRRPADGLAYALSIAEQHRLTYDLLKERIKS; encoded by the coding sequence ATGACTTTCCACAGCATACTATTTGCAAGAGCAGAAGCTGAAGACAGCATAAAAAATGAAACACTTGAAGCACCTGCCGTTTTTGTTGATTTGAATCTTGATCAGATTATCGACGCCATCACGGCGAACAAGGAGGAATATGATTTAAAACCATTTTTTTACACTCCCTTGAATGATATCGACCTGATCAAATATCGTCAGGAAATCATGCAGGAATTTGGGAACGAAACTCTGTTGGAAAATATAAATTCATTTGCGCAAAAAATGAGGATAATGCGCCGATATCTTACCTTGGCAGATACACTTTCCTACAAATACCATAAAGAAGGATGGTTTCTGGAGGCGATGGAGATTTATTGCGATGCTATCAATGATCTTGTACATGATCTTTTCCATATAGATTTAAAATCACGCGGATTTTTGGCTTTTCGAGCTTATTTGGCTGACTATGCCGATTCGGACCGTTTCACCTCGCTTCTGGCGGAAACGAAAAAGCTAAGAGCCGATCTATCAGATATTAAATATTGTCTGCTTATTAATGGGAACCGAATCAAGGTTCGCAAATATGCAGCTGAAATCGATTACAGCGCGGATGTTGAAAAAACATTTGCCAAATTCAAACAGGGTGCGGTGAAAGATTACAGGGTTAAATTTCCCACCCGGTCGGGCATGAACCATGTTGAAGCCAGGGTGCTTGATTTACTAGCCGATTTGTACCCCGACATATTTCTGGATCTTGATAATTATTGTGCGAAAAACAGTAATTATCTGGATGATACTATCGCCGTTTTTGACCGGGAAATACAATTTTACATTGCCTATCTGGAATATTTAGCGAAATTCGAACAAGTGGGATTGACATTCTGTTATCCCAGGATCTCCAATAAAAGCAAGGAGGTTTATAATTATACAGGATTTGATTTAGCCCTGGCCGATAAACTCATTACCGAGGACTCGTCCGTTGTCTGCAATGATTTTTTCCTGAAAGGCAAGGAGCGCATCTTTGTTGTATCCGGTCCCAACCAAGGTGGAAAAACAACCTTTGCCCGTACCTTCGGGCAGTTGCATTATCTGGCCGGCATTGGTTGCCCTGTCCCGGGTAGAAAAGCGCAACTTTTTCTGTACGATAAGCTCTTTACCCATTTTGAAAAAGAGGAAAACATCAAAGACCTGAGGGGCAAACTGGCGGATGATCTGCTCAGAATTTACGATATTCTAAATGAGGCAACATCAGACAGCATCATTATAATGAACGAAATTTTCACATCCACAACATTAAAGGACGCTGTTTTTCTGAGCAAAAAAGTAATGGAAGACATAATACAACTGGATCTGTTGTGCGTCTGGGTAACGTTTATTGATGAATTGACCCCTTTCAGCGAGAAAACCGCAAGTATGGTCAGCACGGTTGTTCCCGAAAATCCCGCATTGCGAACATATAAAATCCTTAGAAGACCGGCTGACGGACTCGCCTATGCGCTATCCATTGCCGAACAGCACCGACTTACATATGATCTCTTAAAGGAGCGCATTAAATCATGA